The DNA window TTCTGGAAAATCTGTGACTGGCTCTCAGGAGACTGGCTGGCGAAGTGCACTGGGACTTTAGAAGCGGGAATTGCCTCTTAAATGAAAGCGAGTGGGTTCGCGTCTGTTTCGGGCAGACTGCCTTGAGATTGATGGAAACTTCGACAAAATCGAGGTCGGCGATGCGTTGGTGGTAATCACGAAAGTCATCGCGGAGGATCCTGTCCTGTAATCTTGGGGTGAATTTCGCTGCAAGTGAGACTGCGGTGGGCGCTGGTCCATGCTGCCCTCTTCAAGGCTAATCCTTCTCTTTGTGACTGCGTAGGAGACTCGACCTTACCGCCTTTGTAGGTGCTGAAGAAGGCTTCGCGAGCGCGGTAGAGATCGACTTGATCGCTCGCCAGAAGGCGCTTGTGACTTCAGTCTATTGGGAAGGCACTCGGCCAGTGATGCAGTCTTTGAGCGAGAAGATCTCGAATGTGTTGGCAACGCGGAGGAGACGGAAGCATTTGCTGCCGTGTTCGGTCGCCATGATTTCGAAATGACTGAGACCGCAGCCGATCTTCCGCCGGGGAGGTACTGTTTTAGGACGTCTCGGAAGAAGGCGCTCGCTTTTCCGGTAGCACGCGATGTATCGAAACGACGGGCCTCAGCGTGTGAGTTGAAGGGGACGGAGCGATCGTGAACTTTGAGCATTTTGAGAGGTTGCGGTGACTTCTCTAGTGTCCTGAGTCCTAAGTGGCTGGCATAATATAACCGCTTGTTCTATGGTTGAAGCATGGAAGCGAAGCGAGGACGACCCAAGAAGCAGGAGTTGGTGGTAACCGAGCAGCAACGGGAAGAGTTGGAACGGTTGGTGCGGCAGCCAAGAAAATCCCGAGCAACAGCGTTTCGGGCACGAATCATCCTGGAATGCGACGGCGGATTGAGTAACGCCGCAGTTGCGGCGAAGCTGAGGACAACTGGGTTTACTGTTGGATTCTGGCGTAATCGTTTCATTGTGGGCGGGATCTCAACTTTGGGAGATGAGCCTCGGCCCGGGGCGCCACGAGAAATCGGCGACGACAAGATTGAGCAGGTCGTCCGGCTCACACTGGAGAAGGCCCCCAAGGGAGCAACCCATTGGTCCAGCCGAATGCTGGCGACGAGAACAGGACTGAGTCAATCCACCATCAGCCGCATCTGGCGTGCCTTTGGTCTGAAGCCACATCGAAGCGAAACCTTCCAGTTGTCGAACGATCCGTTGCTGGTTGACAAAGTGCGGGACATTATTGGGCTCTATCTGTCGCCCCCGCATCATGCGTTGGTGCTGTGCGTGGATGAGAAAAGTCAGATCCAGGCGCTAAGCCGGAACCAACCCGTGTTGCCGCTACGAAGCGGTCAACTTGAGCGCCGCACGCACGACTATCAACGACATGGAGTGACCAGTCTGTTTGCGGCTCTGGATATCGCCACCGGCCGGGTATTGGGCAAATGCTATCGCCGTCATCGCTCTGTAGAGTTCCTCGATTTCTTGAAAAAAATCGATGCGGCCGCCCCTGCCGACCTGGATGTCCATCTGGTGCTGGATAACTACGGAACGCACAAGACCGCCAAGGTTCGACAGTGGCTCCAAAAGAGGCCCCGGTATCATCTGCACTTTACTCCCACACATGCCTCTTGGTTGAACCAAGTCGAACGCTGGTTTGCGTTGTTGACACAACGGCAAATCAAGCGTGGCTCTCATCGAAGCGTCTCGGAACTAGAGGACGCTATTCGGAAGTTCATTGCCGTGCACAACGAGCAACCCAAACCATTCCTCTGGACCAAATCTGCCTCTCAAATTCTTGAGTCCATCGCCCGCTTTGCTTCAACCACCCTTGCCGCCCATCAACCGAACACTTCTGCTAGAAATCAATGACTCAGGAGACTAGAAGCGGTCTCATAAACCACCACGGGGCGGAATCTGGGAATCTAAAAGAGCTCGGGTGATTAGCGCGGACGAGTATGCGCGGACGAGGGGACTTAAAGGACGACCAATGGGAAGTCGTGGAGCCGGTGTTGCGTCCGCAGCGCCGGGAGGATCAGCGTGGCAGTCCGTGGCACGATACTCGATGCGTGTGGAACGGGGTGTTGTGGGTTTTAGGGAGTGGGGTGCAGTGGCGTGAACTGCCGGAAAGATATCCCCATCCCAGACCTGTCACCGGCGTTTTCAACCGTGGGTGCGAAATTGGCCCCACCCGTCGCGGCAAGGGCACGAAGATCATCGCTATCGCCGCTGGTGACAGTCTTCCTCTCGCGGTTGCTGTCGACAGCGCTTCGCCGGCCGGGTGTCAGCTTGTGGAAGACGTTCTGGCCGGAAGCTTCCTCGATGAGATGCCCAAGCGACTCATCGGAGACAACGCCTACGACTCAGACAAGCTCGACGAAAAGCTTGCCGAAGAGTACGGCATCGAGATGATCGCGCCGAACCGGCGCAACCGGGGCAAGACTCAGGATGGACGACCACTGCGCCGCTACCGGGCAGTAATCGCCAGAATATTTTCTACTCGATCCAGGATCGCCAGACTCATCTGAGTCTGCTCCGGACAAATTTAAGGGAGGCCGAGGTGAGGGTCCTTGCTTATTGCCTGATGACGAATCATGTGCACTTTGTGCTCGTTCCGGAGCGGACCGATTCTCTGGCTATGCTGTTTCGGCGAGTACACGGCGCCAATGCGCAATCGCTGAATGCGAGGCGCGGTAGTACTTTGGCAGAACCGTTATTACTCGTGTCCTATGTCAGAGAGTCGCTTGTGGCTGGGGATTCGGTATGTGGATGCGAATCCAGTGCGGGCTGCGATGGTGGAGAGGGTCGAGGAGTACCGGTGGTCGAGCGCTGCGGTGCATCTGGGCAGCGCTGAGGACAGGAGCGGGGGTTTTTGGCGAGATGCTGGCGGGGCGACCCAGTGGAAGGAACTGCCTTCTGCTCCGGATCGGGCGGCGGAGACGCACTTGCTGCGACGCTGCACTTACGCCGGTCGACCTTTTGGAGAGGAGGTGTTTGTGGAGAGGATGGAGATGGCGTTTCAGCGGAAGTGGCGGAGGTGGAGTTTTGAGAAGGCGCTGGGTGGCCGTACGTTGTCTGCGAGTTAGGCGAAGGGGACGGAGCTGACTGCTGGTTTGGGCGGAAATGCGAAGTGCTTGATGCGGGCTGTCCCCCTCGGGGGTCAGGGGGGTCAGGGGTCAGGTCAGGTGATCGAGGAATGCCTGCTGCAGCAGCTCTTGCACTTCAGTATCGGAGGTCTGAGAGAAATCTTCGTACCAGTTGCCCACTGAGTAAAACGGCGCCGGTGTCTGCAGGCAAACCACCTCGTCAACGTACTGCCGAAGCTCCTCACAGGCTTTGCTCGAGGCGACGGGTACAGCAACAATGACACGCTTCGGCTCTTTTGCTTCGACGGCTCGAACTGCTGCCAACATCGAAGCCCCGGTGGCCAAACCATCGTCCACCAAGATCACGATTCGCCCTTTGATTGCTAAGGCCGGCCGTCCACCACGGTAGAGCTTCTCCCGGCGTGTCATCTCCTGTTGCTCCCGTGCAATGATCTGCTCCACTTGAACAGGAGAAATTTTGAAATCTGAAATCAGCGCTTGGTTGAGGACGCGCGTACCGCCACTGGCGATGGCCCCCATTGCCAACTCTTCCTGACCCGGCACTCCGATCTTACGGACCAGGAAGAGATCCAGGTCTGCTGCCAATGCGCAAGCAACCTCAAATCCGACAGGAACGCCGCCACGAGGAAGTGCCAGTACAAGGGGAGTTGCCTCAAAGGCAAGACTTTGCAGCTGGCTGCCCAGCGCCTTGCCGGCGTGAATGCGGTCGCGAAAGAGCGGATCGCCAAGCATCATCACTCCTCGGTTCCCTGGAACGCCGATCTAGAATTGGTCTCTTACTACAAGACCCAAAGCAGCAAGGATCTGGATGACTTGACGGTTCTGCCATGCTGTCGCTCTTACTGCCTGGATTGTGCGCGGTGAAGACTATTTCTTCTGGCTTGCCTCGATCGGAATCTCCCGGCCCTTTGTCTTTGTTTCCGGGACGGGAATGGATATCTCAAGAACGCCATCATTGAAACGCGCTGTGGCTTGATCGGTCTTGGCACCTTCAGGAAGCGGAATGCACCGGCTGAAGCTTCCGTAAGAGCGCTCGGAACGGTAGTACCCTTGGCCTTTCTCCTCGTGTTCCCGCTTCCGCTTGCCTTGGATGAGCAGGTCGCCCTCCGCTACTTCTACCTTGACGTCCTCCTTGCTGACACCGGGCAGGTCCGCTCTTACGACAAGCTTCCCGTCCTGTCCCTGTACTTCCATGGAGGGCCACCAACTGTCCCCGTCTCCATTGCTGCGCTCGGACAATTGCATGCGGCCGAAGTCGCGATTCATTTCTTCGAGCATCCGGCGCATCGCAACCAAAGGATTGCTTGCGGCGGCTTCAGAACGCCATTCGGGCCACCAGTCTCGATTGCGACGCGTTAGCGAGCGGCTGGATTCTGGTTCTTTTCGGCGTTCGATGTTTCCTTCAGGCATGATTTGTTTCTCCTTCGTCGTGCGGTCCTGGTCCTGGCTTTGTGCAGACTTCCGATGACGGGATGCCTCCCTTTGTGATCGTGTTTCCCGAGCTACGGAGGGGATTGCACTTGAGGACACCGTAGGCGATCCGCGACGGTGAGTTGCGCCACAACCTGTCTCAGTTGGCCTTTGGGGGCCTGCGTTGTCTGTGAGGCAACGGGGACGGGGCGGACTGGTGGTGTTTGGCGGGAGATGCAAAGTACTCGATGCAGGCAGTCCCCTTGGTGTCTCTTTGGGCTTGTCCGCTTCGGACCAGCCCATATCGTTTTCCACGTGTCGCCGCGGAACGTCCCATTGCCTTTTCCGTAACTCCAGTAGCCAGAGAGCGCGGGTAGCGTTACTTTCCGCCCTGTTGGAGGCTCGCAGATCCACCTCCTAGCAATTCCGGCGCAGTGAGGAGTGTATGCACTTCCCTATCTACTGTTGTGTCTTAATTCCAGTGTTTCTCAGCGGGAGTCTGATGGATCAATTGGGCAGGCCCTTTGATTCATATGATCATTCCCACAATCAGATTCCGAGTACTGTGTCTGGACAGGTCAGACTGAACGATTTCCAAGGCGCGGGGCAGCTCTCTGCGCAAGTCTACGATTTCATGCAGCGGATCGTTGTCGCAGAATCGATCCTCAACGGAATGGGCAGCTTTGAACTCCGGAATGTCCCGGCGGGGATGTTTGAAATCCGGGTGGTGAATCGTCAACGAGATGTCCTCTATTCCGCTCCTTTCAGTTGCCCGTGTGGGAACTTGATCACAATCGACCTGACTCGTGGAAGTTTCCCCACGAGTTCTAATCGAGCGATCAGCCTCCTGCGCATGCAGCACAAAATTCCCAAGAAGGCGATGAAGGCTTACAACGCGGCGCTTCAAGATCCAACGCTGAAGTTCGAGAAGTTGAAGCTGGCCGTGGAGATTGATCCGGAGTTCTTTGAGGCGCTCAACAATCTGGGAGTTCAATACCTGTTGCGAGGACAGATTGAGGATTCCAATGAGATGTTTGCGCGTGCGGCGAAAATGGATCCCACCAATGCGCTGGCGCAATCGAATCTTGCGTATACGTTGCTCCGGTTACAGCGCTTTGCGGAAGCGGAAGCGGCGGCGCGCGCGAGTCTGCGAGCGGATGGGACCTCAAGCCGTGCGCGCTTCTATCTGGCGGTGAGTCTGTTGGAGCAGTGGAAAGACGAAGAAGCAAAGGTGCACTTGAAGCAGGCGGAGGCGAGCTTTGAGCCTGCGCGAAGGGTGCTTGCCTCCTTGTTGAAGGAAGAGAAGAAGTGAGAGACGCGGTTTGACTTGCAGGGATGGCCTCTTGCTTCGGAGGCAAGCGATCAATCGAGGCTCAACTCGGGTGGTCTGCCCCCCATTCCATTGGAAGGTTGGCCGTGCTAGAAGTACATCATGAAAATACACCGTGCGATCTTGCCGGGATTTGTCCTTTCTGCTTGTTTCTTGATGCCGGGTGCTTTTGCCCAGAAGGGCATTGCGCCGCCCCAAGCTGCGGAACGCAGCCTCTTCGACAAGGGGCAGAAATTGGTTACAGCAGGACGCGGTGAGGTGGGTCGCCTGACTTTGCAGACTCTCATCAATGTTTATCCGGAGAGCTCCTTGGTTCCCCAGGCGGAAGCCCTGATTCGTGAGAGCTGGGCGACAGAAGAAAAGCAGGACCTTGAGGCCGTGGGGCTATTGGCTGCGGCGGAGGAGAAGCTGAAGGCTGGCAAGGTGGACAGTGGGAAGCTGGCGCTGCAGACGCTGATCAACCTTTATCCGGCGAATCGCTTGAGGCCGAAGGCTCAGGAGATGTTAGATCGCCTGGCGCAGTAAGGGGAGACCGTCATCCTTTGTTCGTGAGTTGGTTGCAGGGGACGGAGCGGACTCGTAGTTTGGCGGGAAATGCGAAGTGCCTGATGTGGGCTGTTCGCTTGGGCAGGTCAGCCTCGCCGGGCTGCCTCGATGGCGGCGATGTCGATCTTTACCATGGTCATCATCGCCTCGAAGGCACGCTTTGCTTCATCGCCACCAGCCGCAAGCGCCTCGGTTAATGCACGTGGGGTGATCTGCCAGGAAAGGCCCCAGCGGTCCTTGCACCAACCGCATGCATTTTCTTTGCCGCCATTTCCTACGATCGCGTTCCAGTAGCGGTCCGTCTCTTCCTGATCCTCCGTCACGATCTGAAAAGAAAAAGCTTCGCTGTGCCGGAACGCCGGACCGCCGTTGAGCCCGAGACAGGGAATGCCCACAACGGTGAACTCAACCGTCAACACCTCGCCTTGCTTGCCGCCCGGATAGTC is part of the Bryobacter aggregatus MPL3 genome and encodes:
- a CDS encoding tetratricopeptide repeat protein, with protein sequence MSGQVRLNDFQGAGQLSAQVYDFMQRIVVAESILNGMGSFELRNVPAGMFEIRVVNRQRDVLYSAPFSCPCGNLITIDLTRGSFPTSSNRAISLLRMQHKIPKKAMKAYNAALQDPTLKFEKLKLAVEIDPEFFEALNNLGVQYLLRGQIEDSNEMFARAAKMDPTNALAQSNLAYTLLRLQRFAEAEAAARASLRADGTSSRARFYLAVSLLEQWKDEEAKVHLKQAEASFEPARRVLASLLKEEKK
- a CDS encoding IS630 family transposase, with protein sequence MEAKRGRPKKQELVVTEQQREELERLVRQPRKSRATAFRARIILECDGGLSNAAVAAKLRTTGFTVGFWRNRFIVGGISTLGDEPRPGAPREIGDDKIEQVVRLTLEKAPKGATHWSSRMLATRTGLSQSTISRIWRAFGLKPHRSETFQLSNDPLLVDKVRDIIGLYLSPPHHALVLCVDEKSQIQALSRNQPVLPLRSGQLERRTHDYQRHGVTSLFAALDIATGRVLGKCYRRHRSVEFLDFLKKIDAAAPADLDVHLVLDNYGTHKTAKVRQWLQKRPRYHLHFTPTHASWLNQVERWFALLTQRQIKRGSHRSVSELEDAIRKFIAVHNEQPKPFLWTKSASQILESIARFASTTLAAHQPNTSARNQ
- a CDS encoding VOC family protein — encoded protein: MQPKNTICLWFDKDAQDAARFYAATFPESRVTAVHYAPSDYPGGKQGEVLTVEFTVVGIPCLGLNGGPAFRHSEAFSFQIVTEDQEETDRYWNAIVGNGGKENACGWCKDRWGLSWQITPRALTEALAAGGDEAKRAFEAMMTMVKIDIAAIEAARRG
- a CDS encoding transposase; translation: MRGRGDLKDDQWEVVEPVLRPQRREDQRGSPWHDTRCVWNGVLWVLGSGVQWRELPERYPHPRPVTGVFNRGCEIGPTRRGKGTKIIAIAAGDSLPLAVAVDSASPAGCQLVEDVLAGSFLDEMPKRLIGDNAYDSDKLDEKLAEEYGIEMIAPNRRNRGKTQDGRPLRRYRAVIARIFSTRSRIARLI
- a CDS encoding phosphoribosyltransferase; this translates as MMLGDPLFRDRIHAGKALGSQLQSLAFEATPLVLALPRGGVPVGFEVACALAADLDLFLVRKIGVPGQEELAMGAIASGGTRVLNQALISDFKISPVQVEQIIAREQQEMTRREKLYRGGRPALAIKGRIVILVDDGLATGASMLAAVRAVEAKEPKRVIVAVPVASSKACEELRQYVDEVVCLQTPAPFYSVGNWYEDFSQTSDTEVQELLQQAFLDHLT
- a CDS encoding Hsp20/alpha crystallin family protein, translating into MPEGNIERRKEPESSRSLTRRNRDWWPEWRSEAAASNPLVAMRRMLEEMNRDFGRMQLSERSNGDGDSWWPSMEVQGQDGKLVVRADLPGVSKEDVKVEVAEGDLLIQGKRKREHEEKGQGYYRSERSYGSFSRCIPLPEGAKTDQATARFNDGVLEISIPVPETKTKGREIPIEASQKK
- a CDS encoding DUF3223 domain-containing protein translates to MACYRKSERLLPRRPKTVPPRRKIGCGLSHFEIMATEHGSKCFRLLRVANTFEIFSLKDCITGRVPSQ